In Haloarcula sp. H-GB4, a single genomic region encodes these proteins:
- a CDS encoding substrate-binding protein codes for MPTNGRSVNRRQLLKSTGVAGVAGLTGLAGCSGGDGGDGGGDGGDGGDGGGDGGDDYPSLGNFPVEGDTVTFGFNVPQSGPYSSEGQDELRAYELAQKHLNNGGGWVDSFEDLSGDGVLGYTVDSVNGDTATDADTARQAASRMINRDDVVMISGGSSSAVAIAVQGLCQSQNVMFMACLTHSNDTTGKDCARYGFREMFNAYMTGQALAPVLESEYGSDNSFYQLYADYSWGQTQQDSMNQFLSEIGWEEVDSVPTPLGTSDFSSYLSEAANSGADVLVLNHYGLDGANSVSQAVDAGIDEDMELVVPLYNRPMAQAAGGSIEGIYGTIAWDSQIDNEASNAFTQAFQDEYDRVPSGPAQLAYSQTLQYAAAAERAGTFYPPEVIRQLEDYEYSNIGMGEETMRACDHQAQRDIPVAQGLPESEQSDGNFIDIVEITSRDDVGYGCDSGPAAECELGEYGDE; via the coding sequence ATGCCAACTAATGGCAGATCGGTCAACCGACGACAGTTGCTGAAGAGTACGGGCGTCGCAGGTGTGGCAGGGCTGACGGGACTGGCCGGTTGTTCCGGTGGTGACGGTGGCGATGGTGGTGGCGACGGCGGCGACGGTGGCGATGGCGGTGGCGACGGCGGTGATGACTACCCATCGCTCGGGAACTTCCCGGTTGAGGGCGACACAGTCACGTTCGGGTTCAACGTTCCACAATCCGGACCCTACTCCTCTGAGGGGCAGGACGAACTCCGGGCGTACGAACTTGCACAGAAGCATCTCAATAACGGGGGTGGCTGGGTGGACAGCTTCGAGGACCTCAGCGGCGACGGCGTCCTCGGGTACACGGTCGACTCGGTAAACGGTGACACGGCAACCGACGCCGACACCGCCCGACAGGCCGCCTCGCGGATGATAAACCGGGACGACGTGGTGATGATCTCGGGCGGCTCTTCCAGTGCAGTGGCCATCGCCGTGCAGGGTCTCTGTCAGTCGCAGAACGTGATGTTCATGGCCTGTCTGACCCACTCGAACGACACGACTGGGAAAGACTGCGCCCGGTACGGGTTCCGGGAGATGTTCAACGCGTACATGACCGGCCAGGCGCTCGCACCAGTGCTTGAAAGCGAGTACGGCTCGGACAACTCCTTCTACCAGCTGTACGCCGACTACTCCTGGGGCCAGACCCAGCAGGACTCGATGAACCAGTTCCTCTCGGAAATCGGGTGGGAAGAAGTCGACAGCGTGCCGACGCCGCTCGGGACCAGCGACTTCTCCTCGTATCTCTCGGAGGCCGCAAACAGCGGCGCGGACGTGCTTGTCCTGAACCACTACGGGCTGGACGGCGCGAACTCCGTCTCCCAGGCCGTCGATGCCGGTATCGACGAGGACATGGAACTCGTCGTCCCGCTGTACAACCGCCCGATGGCACAGGCCGCCGGTGGGTCCATCGAAGGCATCTACGGGACGATTGCCTGGGACTCCCAGATCGACAACGAGGCGTCGAACGCGTTCACGCAGGCGTTCCAGGACGAGTACGACCGCGTTCCGTCCGGACCGGCCCAGCTCGCCTACTCACAGACGCTCCAGTACGCGGCCGCCGCCGAACGAGCGGGCACGTTCTACCCGCCGGAGGTCATCCGCCAACTGGAGGACTACGAGTACAGCAACATCGGCATGGGTGAGGAGACGATGCGCGCCTGTGACCACCAGGCCCAGCGGGACATTCCGGTTGCCCAGGGGCTGCCAGAGAGCGAACAGTCAGACGGGAACTTCATCGACATTGTCGAGATCACCTCTCGAGACGACGTCGGATACGGGTGCGATTCCGGGCCGGCCGCGGAGTGCGAACTCGGCGAGTACGGCGACGAATAG
- a CDS encoding GNAT family N-acetyltransferase codes for MDAVERPTFETSAAMEVYQYVERHGTAARHRVRETVDLSPEAFEKALTHLLSKGYIKDDGGTLTLALDVGSVEEHTTDGLTYTIRPAHNDDFEGLVQTIRNVSSDGTYVVAESVAEQLLYEDAVTRHNTVESRVFFVATVDEAVIGWCHLDIPQLDKLRETAQLTVGVREEQRGQGIGSQLMQRGLDWAKANGYRKLYNSVPAITENAMVFLEDHGWHTEGIRRNHYTVDGEQVDEVMMAYTFD; via the coding sequence ATGGACGCTGTCGAACGGCCGACATTCGAAACGAGCGCGGCGATGGAGGTGTACCAGTACGTCGAACGACACGGGACGGCGGCACGGCATAGGGTCCGTGAGACGGTAGACCTCTCCCCCGAAGCGTTCGAGAAGGCCCTGACGCACCTTCTGTCGAAGGGGTACATCAAGGACGACGGTGGGACACTGACGCTAGCGCTCGATGTCGGCTCAGTCGAGGAACACACCACGGACGGGCTGACGTACACGATTCGACCGGCTCATAATGACGATTTCGAGGGGCTCGTCCAGACCATTCGGAACGTCTCAAGCGACGGGACGTACGTCGTCGCCGAGAGCGTCGCCGAGCAGTTGCTGTACGAAGATGCCGTTACACGGCACAACACAGTTGAATCAAGAGTTTTCTTCGTCGCGACAGTTGACGAGGCGGTCATCGGCTGGTGCCACCTCGACATCCCGCAGCTGGACAAGCTTCGCGAGACGGCCCAGCTCACTGTCGGTGTCAGAGAGGAACAGCGTGGCCAAGGCATCGGCAGCCAGCTCATGCAACGCGGGCTGGACTGGGCGAAAGCCAACGGCTACCGGAAGCTGTACAACAGCGTGCCAGCGATCACGGAGAACGCGATGGTGTTCCTCGAAGACCACGGCTGGCACACCGAGGGTATCCGTCGGAACCACTACACTGTCGACGGCGAGCAGGTCGACGAAGTGATGATGGCCTACACGTTCGACTGA
- a CDS encoding ABC transporter ATP-binding protein: protein MTVLKTEQLTKQFGGLTAVDEVNLEIEQGEGVSLIGPNGAGKSTFINLVTRRLEPSYGEIAFQGDSIIGMDPHEVVQRGMSKSFQTASIFPELTVKENATIAALAAEHGSFRFNFFRNQNSYPAVDELANEVLESVGLYDERENQADSLDYGNKRRLELGIALAAEPDMLLMDEPTAGMSPDETKSTVDLIKRVKEELDLTFLLVEHDMEIVFDISDRIVVLNRGSVIAEGTPTEVQNDPAVQEAYLGGVEE from the coding sequence ATGACGGTCCTCAAAACGGAACAGCTCACCAAGCAGTTTGGCGGCCTCACTGCCGTTGATGAGGTGAATCTGGAGATAGAACAGGGCGAGGGCGTGAGCCTCATCGGCCCCAACGGCGCGGGGAAATCGACGTTCATCAACCTCGTCACCAGACGGCTCGAACCGAGCTACGGGGAAATCGCGTTCCAAGGAGATTCAATCATCGGGATGGACCCACACGAGGTCGTCCAGCGGGGGATGAGCAAGTCCTTCCAGACAGCCTCTATCTTCCCTGAACTAACCGTCAAGGAGAACGCGACCATCGCGGCGCTGGCAGCCGAGCACGGCTCGTTCCGATTCAATTTCTTCCGGAATCAGAACAGCTACCCGGCGGTCGATGAACTGGCAAACGAAGTGCTCGAGTCGGTCGGCCTGTACGACGAGCGAGAGAACCAAGCCGATAGCCTCGACTACGGGAATAAGCGCCGGCTCGAGCTTGGCATCGCGCTGGCCGCCGAACCGGACATGCTGCTGATGGACGAGCCAACGGCGGGAATGTCGCCCGACGAGACGAAATCGACCGTCGACCTCATCAAACGCGTCAAGGAAGAACTCGATCTGACGTTCCTGCTGGTCGAACACGACATGGAGATCGTCTTCGACATTTCCGACCGCATCGTCGTCCTCAACCGTGGGTCAGTTATCGCGGAGGGGACGCCGACGGAGGTACAGAACGACCCTGCTGTGCAGGAAGCGTACCTGGGAGGTGTCGAGGAATGA
- a CDS encoding ABC transporter ATP-binding protein: MTLLDVDNINGYYGESHIIQDVSMSVDDGEITALLGRNGAGKTSTLRCISGATPPDVRSGTIQFDGTDITSDPPEDIAVRGISLVPEERRVFTDLTVAENLHLADTVRNKSNTWRRKLDFRDEGMSAAEIYEYFPRLDERRSQKAGTLSGGEQQMLAIARALHQSTDLLMLDEPYEGLAPQIIESVENAIERISEDGTTILLVEQNAVAAMKIADRCYVLDRGQVVFEGPAEELQNDQETRDKYLGV, encoded by the coding sequence ATGACGTTGCTCGACGTGGACAACATCAACGGCTACTACGGCGAGAGCCACATCATTCAGGACGTGTCGATGAGCGTCGACGACGGCGAAATCACGGCCCTGCTGGGCCGTAACGGCGCGGGGAAAACCTCGACACTCCGATGTATCTCCGGAGCGACGCCGCCCGATGTCCGGAGCGGTACGATCCAGTTCGACGGGACGGACATCACCAGCGACCCGCCGGAGGACATCGCCGTCCGCGGTATCTCACTGGTTCCGGAGGAACGGCGCGTGTTCACTGACCTGACCGTTGCCGAGAACCTCCACCTCGCGGACACCGTCCGCAACAAGTCGAACACCTGGCGACGGAAGCTCGATTTCCGCGACGAAGGGATGTCGGCGGCGGAGATTTACGAGTACTTCCCGAGACTCGACGAACGGCGGTCACAGAAGGCCGGCACGCTCTCCGGAGGCGAACAGCAGATGCTCGCCATCGCCCGCGCGCTCCACCAGAGCACCGACCTGTTGATGCTCGACGAGCCATACGAGGGGCTGGCACCACAGATCATCGAGTCGGTCGAGAACGCCATCGAACGCATCAGCGAAGACGGGACGACGATACTACTGGTCGAGCAAAACGCTGTCGCGGCAATGAAAATCGCCGACCGGTGTTACGTGCTGGACCGTGGACAGGTGGTCTTCGAGGGGCCCGCCGAGGAACTGCAGAACGACCAAGAGACCCGCGACAAGTACCTAGGTGTCTGA
- a CDS encoding magnesium transporter, whose protein sequence is MAEFASQWSVSGIVRTMFPILIVLTAIELGSGLVLDTFEGTLLQYPSLLVLVPVTIGMAGNLGSILAARFSTAFHLGLLSFTPTDDRLAGNAIATLALAVTLFPLVGAGAWLLQTVIGGAALPLRTVVLVALVSGSLLAVLAIVVTTVTTYAAYRFELDPDDVVIPVVTNVCDVLGVVVLFGAVRVLV, encoded by the coding sequence ATGGCGGAATTCGCCTCCCAGTGGTCGGTTTCAGGCATCGTCCGGACGATGTTCCCCATCCTGATCGTGCTGACCGCTATTGAACTCGGGAGCGGCCTCGTTCTCGATACCTTCGAGGGAACACTGCTACAGTATCCGTCGTTGCTGGTGCTCGTCCCGGTGACAATCGGGATGGCTGGCAACCTCGGTAGCATCCTCGCGGCGCGGTTCTCGACGGCGTTTCACCTCGGCCTGCTGTCGTTCACGCCGACTGACGACCGGTTGGCCGGCAATGCTATCGCTACCCTTGCGCTTGCGGTGACGCTGTTCCCGCTCGTCGGCGCTGGCGCATGGCTCCTCCAGACCGTCATCGGCGGTGCTGCACTCCCGCTCCGGACGGTCGTGCTGGTCGCGCTCGTCAGCGGGAGTCTACTGGCGGTGCTGGCCATCGTCGTGACGACGGTGACAACCTACGCCGCCTACCGGTTCGAACTGGACCCCGACGACGTGGTTATCCCCGTCGTCACGAACGTCTGTGACGTGCTGGGTGTGGTGGTGCTGTTCGGTGCTGTCCGCGTGCTTGTGTGA
- a CDS encoding CBS domain-containing protein gives MLVPLPVRDIMRTPVKTISPDAPVIEAARRLRDEDIGSLVVEDDGGCVGIITESDIVAVTAAEGDTRALTVGDVMAETLVTVAPDADMQAAVDRLRTNNIKKLPVVEEGSLVGIVTTTDLSDYIPHLSRAIGMSSDQPQRKRFTRPDTLYENEDWTFESYGTADGIDVGDHVEFSKTISKADVEAFAEASGDTNRLHLDATFADGTRFGRRIVHGTLVSGIISSALARLPGLTIYLSQELSYQGPVDIDEEVTARCEVVERIQDNRFRLATAVDDSEGNCVIEGDAVVISDPIPDTA, from the coding sequence ATGCTTGTCCCGCTGCCAGTCAGAGATATCATGCGGACACCGGTCAAAACCATCAGTCCCGACGCTCCGGTCATCGAAGCTGCCCGACGCCTCCGCGACGAGGACATCGGCTCACTCGTCGTCGAGGACGACGGCGGCTGCGTCGGTATCATCACGGAGAGCGATATCGTTGCTGTCACCGCGGCCGAAGGGGATACTAGAGCACTGACCGTCGGCGACGTGATGGCCGAGACACTGGTGACGGTCGCTCCCGACGCGGACATGCAAGCGGCCGTCGACCGACTGCGAACGAACAATATCAAGAAGCTGCCCGTCGTCGAGGAAGGGTCACTCGTCGGCATCGTCACGACGACTGACCTCTCGGACTACATCCCGCACCTCTCTCGGGCGATAGGGATGTCCAGCGACCAGCCCCAGCGAAAGCGGTTCACCCGGCCGGACACACTGTACGAGAACGAGGACTGGACGTTCGAGAGTTACGGGACTGCCGACGGTATCGACGTGGGTGACCACGTCGAGTTCAGCAAGACGATATCCAAGGCTGACGTGGAGGCCTTCGCCGAAGCGAGTGGCGACACGAACAGACTCCACCTCGATGCGACGTTCGCGGACGGCACGCGGTTCGGCCGCCGAATTGTTCACGGAACGCTCGTTTCCGGCATCATCAGTTCGGCTCTGGCGCGGCTCCCCGGGCTGACAATCTACCTCTCACAGGAGCTGAGCTATCAGGGGCCCGTCGATATCGACGAGGAGGTCACGGCCCGCTGTGAGGTCGTCGAACGCATTCAGGACAACCGGTTTCGGCTGGCCACGGCCGTCGATGATTCTGAGGGGAACTGCGTCATCGAGGGCGACGCCGTTGTCATCTCCGATCCGATTCCGGACACGGCATAG
- a CDS encoding branched-chain amino acid ABC transporter permease — translation MTLLADILTILLNGLQQGAIYVLLAVGLSIILGTLKFVNFAHGALYLVGAYLGLFITGQVPLNDGQLAEWGIQSYGIGLGFVAALVIVPIVVFIIGLLMERFIAQAFYDRPDTDQILVTFGLAIIVQELLRALLGGNSQPFQQPSWASGPIALPVVGNFPRWRLGVIAITAVLVLGVYALVEYTDFGLIVQAGTLDGEMVRLLGIKLSRPYLVVFGIGAALAGVAGVVGGPLANVNPNIGTEQLVPAFLTVVIGGVGKIEGAVVAGLMLGTLQVFLIQTGYAAWSQVGIYALAALVLLVRPQGLLGSEVDVS, via the coding sequence GTGACGCTACTCGCGGATATCCTCACCATCCTATTGAATGGGCTACAACAGGGCGCGATTTACGTCCTGCTCGCGGTTGGACTGTCGATTATCCTCGGGACGCTAAAATTCGTCAACTTCGCCCACGGGGCGCTGTACCTCGTCGGCGCGTATCTAGGGCTGTTCATAACTGGACAGGTCCCGTTGAACGACGGTCAGTTAGCGGAATGGGGCATCCAGTCATACGGTATCGGACTGGGGTTCGTTGCTGCACTGGTCATCGTTCCGATTGTCGTGTTCATTATCGGACTGCTGATGGAGCGGTTCATCGCACAGGCCTTTTACGACCGACCCGACACTGACCAGATTCTCGTGACATTCGGGCTCGCAATTATCGTCCAGGAACTGCTCCGGGCGCTGCTTGGCGGGAACAGCCAGCCGTTCCAACAGCCTTCGTGGGCATCCGGCCCTATCGCGCTGCCCGTTGTCGGAAACTTCCCGCGCTGGCGACTCGGCGTCATCGCGATTACCGCAGTCCTTGTCCTTGGCGTGTACGCACTCGTCGAGTACACTGACTTCGGCCTCATCGTTCAGGCTGGTACCCTCGACGGCGAGATGGTTCGACTGCTTGGGATCAAACTGAGCCGACCGTACCTCGTCGTCTTCGGCATTGGTGCCGCACTCGCCGGCGTGGCCGGCGTCGTCGGTGGCCCACTTGCTAACGTCAACCCCAACATCGGGACTGAACAGTTAGTTCCGGCGTTCCTGACCGTCGTCATCGGCGGCGTCGGGAAAATAGAGGGAGCCGTGGTAGCCGGGCTGATGCTCGGCACGCTGCAGGTTTTCCTCATTCAGACCGGCTACGCCGCCTGGAGCCAGGTCGGCATCTACGCGCTCGCAGCGCTAGTCCTGCTGGTGCGTCCGCAGGGGCTGCTGGGCTCGGAGGTGGATGTCTCGTGA
- a CDS encoding nucleoside recognition protein: MQSLVAAVLGHPAVAVLGEVAIRVLRITFFLSFGVFLAELAVAFGLVEKIAVVSRYLTSPANLPDEVGTAILTTTASTTAGYGMLADFRESGVLSDRATIIAVTINTFFGFAQHIITFYAPILIPILGFRVGVLYVATRGLIALAITLTGIAAGAVLLDASNVGRSGANTDPAPDGGTAGDASDVFDDRPESRRAAVRTAFDATGEKVRDILPRLAAIYAVVSLLLAYSDELLALIGSDGASVTTAADGFAGLLGLPGAAIPVIAAYALDTTSGATVIAPLIRNGTFSARTAVATMLVGGIISFAVSTFKRSIPFQYGIWGREFGSKVIVVNTGLKIVWIALALVVLL, encoded by the coding sequence GTGCAGTCGCTCGTTGCCGCAGTGCTTGGCCATCCGGCAGTCGCTGTCCTCGGAGAGGTCGCTATCAGGGTCCTCCGCATCACCTTTTTCCTCTCGTTTGGCGTGTTTCTCGCGGAACTGGCGGTCGCGTTCGGACTGGTCGAGAAAATCGCCGTGGTTTCGCGGTATCTCACGTCGCCGGCAAACCTCCCGGACGAGGTTGGGACCGCGATCCTGACGACGACGGCGTCGACGACCGCCGGCTACGGGATGCTCGCCGACTTCCGGGAGTCTGGCGTGCTGTCAGACCGTGCGACGATAATCGCCGTCACCATCAACACGTTCTTCGGTTTCGCCCAGCACATTATCACGTTCTACGCGCCGATACTCATCCCCATACTGGGCTTCCGGGTTGGGGTGTTGTACGTCGCGACGCGGGGACTCATCGCGCTGGCGATTACGCTGACTGGCATCGCTGCCGGCGCGGTCCTGCTGGACGCATCCAACGTCGGCCGGTCCGGCGCAAATACGGACCCGGCCCCCGACGGTGGGACCGCTGGCGACGCATCCGACGTGTTCGACGACCGTCCGGAGAGTCGTCGAGCGGCCGTCAGGACAGCATTCGACGCGACGGGAGAGAAGGTCCGCGACATCCTGCCGCGGCTAGCGGCCATCTACGCTGTTGTCTCACTCCTGCTCGCCTACAGTGATGAACTACTGGCACTCATCGGAAGCGACGGGGCGTCCGTGACGACTGCCGCCGACGGGTTCGCCGGACTGCTCGGCCTGCCCGGGGCGGCAATCCCCGTTATCGCCGCCTACGCGCTCGATACGACTTCGGGGGCGACGGTCATCGCACCGCTCATCCGAAACGGGACCTTCTCCGCGCGAACCGCCGTGGCGACGATGCTCGTTGGTGGAATCATCTCGTTTGCCGTCTCGACGTTCAAGCGCTCGATCCCCTTCCAGTACGGCATCTGGGGCCGGGAGTTCGGCTCGAAAGTTATTGTCGTCAACACGGGGCTGAAAATCGTCTGGATTGCGCTGGCGCTGGTCGTCCTGCTGTAG
- a CDS encoding universal stress protein — MYEIVAGIDKSEARGTAIAESITEIPMDASQVRVTLLHDFEENPEGASVDQVASVRRAREVLEDAGVEVALEESSGEPADAILRLADEQDVDMIVVAGRKRTPTGKVLFGSVTQSVILGTDRSVLVCSGEEE, encoded by the coding sequence ATGTACGAAATTGTCGCTGGGATAGACAAAAGTGAGGCTCGTGGGACCGCCATCGCTGAATCGATAACAGAAATTCCGATGGACGCCAGCCAGGTCCGTGTCACGCTGCTGCACGACTTCGAGGAGAACCCCGAAGGCGCGTCCGTCGATCAGGTGGCCTCCGTGCGCCGGGCACGAGAAGTCCTCGAGGACGCTGGCGTTGAGGTGGCGCTGGAAGAGTCAAGCGGCGAACCGGCCGACGCGATCCTCCGGTTGGCTGACGAGCAGGACGTCGACATGATTGTCGTCGCCGGACGCAAGCGGACGCCGACAGGCAAGGTGCTGTTCGGCAGCGTCACACAGAGTGTGATTCTCGGTACGGACCGTTCCGTACTGGTCTGTAGCGGCGAAGAAGAGTAA
- a CDS encoding magnesium transporter: MTVREVALEAYRESLPVLALSAVGGLFAGVVLGGMDAELQDVAGLLVLVPALLATRGNVYGSLGARLGSALHQGLIEPRFSFADDRINAAVAAALANGVLISGVAAVMAAVLLALIGRPSAPLTTLIAIALIAGFVSGLLLTIAVVSVVFVGYRRGLNPDTLAGPVVTTTGDVVGIATLLGATRLVLALGGG; the protein is encoded by the coding sequence ATGACTGTCCGCGAGGTGGCACTCGAAGCCTACCGGGAATCGCTCCCGGTGCTGGCACTCAGTGCGGTCGGCGGCCTCTTCGCGGGCGTCGTCCTTGGCGGCATGGATGCGGAGTTACAGGATGTCGCCGGACTGCTTGTGCTCGTGCCAGCACTCCTTGCCACTCGGGGGAACGTCTACGGCTCACTCGGCGCGCGCCTAGGGTCGGCGCTCCATCAGGGGCTTATCGAACCGAGGTTTTCCTTTGCTGACGACCGCATCAACGCTGCCGTCGCGGCGGCACTGGCGAACGGGGTACTCATCAGTGGTGTCGCCGCGGTGATGGCCGCCGTGTTGCTCGCGCTGATCGGACGACCGTCGGCCCCGCTCACGACTCTCATTGCCATTGCGCTCATCGCGGGCTTTGTCTCAGGGCTGTTGTTGACCATTGCCGTCGTCTCGGTCGTGTTCGTCGGCTACCGCCGCGGCCTCAATCCGGATACGCTGGCCGGCCCGGTCGTGACGACGACGGGCGATGTGGTCGGCATTGCGACGCTGCTGGGCGCGACCCGCCTCGTCCTCGCGCTGGGGGGTGGCTGA
- a CDS encoding co-chaperone YbbN — translation MSETQSPEALLDALESEGVVVIDEETDEVSTTEAFEADREVYYDTYVTMGDTEFHESVADVFGLDSAAEAAERVDELDVSREEFATFLTLRSNVDDAYTIVELTTMAQMATELGPETPVPERVEHLDDDSYEAFVDTHDRCVVTVWKLFCDPCEAMKAELDDVLAAFPDGVPVGGVAGERSPEFCQSVGVNAAPAVVLFEDGEPVERITGRTDPSPLADRVEEVYGV, via the coding sequence ATGTCGGAAACTCAATCTCCCGAAGCGCTACTCGACGCACTGGAGTCGGAAGGTGTCGTCGTCATCGACGAGGAAACGGACGAAGTCAGCACGACAGAAGCGTTCGAGGCCGACCGCGAGGTGTACTACGACACCTACGTGACGATGGGCGACACGGAGTTCCACGAGTCCGTCGCCGACGTGTTCGGCCTCGATTCGGCCGCCGAAGCAGCCGAGCGGGTCGACGAACTCGACGTATCGCGCGAGGAGTTCGCCACGTTCCTGACCCTGCGGTCGAACGTCGACGACGCCTACACCATCGTGGAACTGACGACGATGGCACAGATGGCGACCGAACTGGGGCCGGAGACGCCGGTACCCGAGAGAGTTGAACACCTCGACGACGACAGCTACGAGGCGTTCGTCGACACCCACGACCGGTGTGTCGTGACCGTGTGGAAGCTGTTCTGTGACCCCTGCGAAGCGATGAAAGCGGAGTTAGACGACGTTCTGGCCGCGTTCCCGGACGGCGTGCCGGTCGGCGGCGTCGCCGGCGAGCGCTCCCCGGAGTTTTGTCAGTCGGTCGGGGTCAACGCAGCGCCCGCCGTCGTGCTGTTCGAGGACGGCGAGCCCGTCGAGCGGATCACCGGGCGGACGGACCCGTCGCCGCTCGCTGACCGAGTCGAAGAAGTGTACGGCGTCTGA
- a CDS encoding branched-chain amino acid ABC transporter permease, which translates to MSDEPRDATATAAADADAEVTGGLADRWASFRDREISTVLLTVVGVAVFPFLFNNFLDGYTQLATLMLIYGIFAVGFDILLGYTGLLSFGHAVFFGGAAYAAGIFSASVSSSPLLVLLAGTAFAVLLAWVVGFLSLRRGGIYFAILTLTFGQMSFYLAASPLAFLTNGENGFTSVDIGSLLGVIDIHGGVPFPLTMLVDDMLYVFVAVVAVLSVAMANRILHSPYGTVFRAIRENERRAEFVGLDVWRYKLMAFIISAAFAGIAGSLFTIEGNYVPLQSLYWTESGRIVIMTVLGGVGSLFGPLFGAGLYLYIENIVSGFETLGPFWHLILGVVFVVAVVLFPNGIWGGIDYVRDMVVGGEDE; encoded by the coding sequence GTGAGCGACGAACCACGCGACGCGACTGCGACGGCAGCGGCCGACGCAGATGCAGAGGTTACCGGTGGCCTCGCCGACCGATGGGCCAGCTTCCGCGACCGGGAGATATCGACGGTCCTGTTGACGGTCGTGGGTGTGGCCGTCTTCCCGTTCCTGTTCAACAATTTCCTCGACGGCTACACGCAGCTGGCGACGCTGATGCTCATCTACGGCATCTTCGCCGTCGGGTTCGACATCCTGCTGGGATACACCGGCCTGCTGTCGTTCGGTCACGCCGTCTTCTTCGGCGGTGCAGCCTACGCCGCCGGCATCTTCAGCGCGAGTGTCAGTAGCTCGCCGCTGCTGGTGTTGCTCGCCGGCACGGCGTTTGCCGTGTTGCTGGCGTGGGTCGTCGGCTTCCTGTCACTACGCCGCGGCGGGATTTACTTCGCCATCCTGACGCTGACGTTCGGCCAGATGTCGTTCTACCTGGCGGCTTCGCCGCTGGCCTTCCTCACCAACGGTGAAAACGGCTTCACCTCCGTGGACATCGGCAGCCTGCTGGGCGTTATCGACATCCACGGTGGGGTGCCGTTCCCGCTGACGATGCTGGTCGACGACATGTTGTATGTGTTCGTCGCCGTCGTGGCGGTGCTGTCAGTCGCAATGGCGAACCGTATCCTGCACTCGCCGTACGGAACCGTGTTCCGCGCTATTCGGGAGAACGAACGGCGGGCGGAGTTCGTCGGGCTGGATGTCTGGCGGTACAAGCTGATGGCGTTCATCATCTCGGCGGCCTTCGCTGGTATCGCCGGGAGCCTGTTCACCATCGAGGGGAACTACGTGCCCCTGCAGTCGCTGTACTGGACCGAGTCCGGTCGTATCGTCATCATGACTGTGCTCGGCGGTGTCGGCTCGCTGTTCGGGCCGCTGTTCGGCGCCGGACTGTACCTGTACATCGAGAATATTGTCAGCGGGTTCGAGACACTTGGCCCGTTCTGGCACCTCATCCTCGGCGTCGTGTTCGTCGTCGCCGTCGTCCTCTTCCCCAACGGAATCTGGGGCGGTATCGACTACGTTCGTGATATGGTCGTCGGAGGTGAGGACGAATGA